The following coding sequences lie in one Hippopotamus amphibius kiboko isolate mHipAmp2 chromosome 7, mHipAmp2.hap2, whole genome shotgun sequence genomic window:
- the LGALS1 gene encoding galectin-1 → MACGLVASNLNLKPGECLRVRGEVAPDAKSFVLNLGKDSNSLCLHLNPRFNAHGDTNTIVCNSKDGGAWGAEQRESVFPFQPGSVVELCISFDQTDLTIQLPGGHEFKFPNRLNLEAINYMAADGDFKIKCVAFE, encoded by the exons ATGGCTTGT GGTCTGGTCGCCAGCAACCTGAATCTCAAACCTGGGGAGTGCCTCAGAGTACGGGGCGAGGTGGCCCCGGACGCCAAGAG CTTCGTGCTGAACCTGGGCAAAGACAGCAACAGCCTATGCCTGCACCTCAACCCTCGCTTCAATGCGCACGGAGACACCAACACCATCGTGTGTAACAGCAAGGACGGCGGGGCCTGGGGAGCTGAGCAGCGGGAGTCTGTCTTCCCCTTCCAGCCTGGAAGTGTCGTGGAg ctgtgCATCTCCTTTGACCAGACAGACCTAACCATCCAGCTGCCCGGTGGACATGAATTCAAGTTCCCCAACCGCCTTAACCTGGAGGCCATCAACTACATGGCGGCCGATGGCGACTTCAAGATCAAGTGCGTGGCCTTTGAGTGA